One Buttiauxella gaviniae genomic region harbors:
- a CDS encoding thioredoxin domain-containing protein, translating into MKKIKLLSIVVTSYIALVTAASASAPPLFTPAQEARIGEIAADYLVSHPEILVQVSQKLQTQQRERQQQAFAIKVMDNQNALLTDPDTPVIGPEDAPVAVIEFFDYQCVHCSHMAPVIEEVMKQQSSVRYLFKEWPIFGDRFENSRKAAERGVAIWKAAGPDAYLTYHNGIYDTGNIEGALTLDDISQATRAALGKKPFPEGDQMAALARNDELARTLGLTGTPGLIVMPVRQATPKNITVFPGTATVEQLKAAIDKARQ; encoded by the coding sequence ATGAAAAAGATAAAGTTATTAAGCATAGTAGTTACATCATACATCGCGTTGGTTACAGCGGCCTCGGCTTCGGCGCCACCACTCTTCACCCCGGCACAGGAGGCCCGGATAGGCGAAATTGCCGCTGATTACCTGGTGTCGCATCCTGAGATTCTGGTCCAGGTGAGCCAGAAACTGCAGACACAGCAGCGTGAGCGCCAGCAGCAGGCATTTGCGATAAAGGTGATGGACAATCAGAACGCGCTGCTTACCGATCCGGATACGCCGGTCATCGGGCCGGAAGATGCCCCGGTGGCTGTGATTGAATTCTTTGATTACCAGTGCGTGCACTGCAGCCATATGGCGCCTGTCATAGAGGAAGTGATGAAACAGCAGTCCTCAGTCCGGTACCTCTTCAAGGAGTGGCCAATATTTGGTGACCGTTTTGAAAACTCGCGCAAAGCAGCTGAACGGGGCGTGGCGATATGGAAAGCTGCCGGTCCTGACGCCTACCTGACCTATCACAACGGTATTTATGACACCGGGAATATCGAAGGGGCGCTCACGCTGGATGATATTTCTCAGGCTACCCGGGCGGCACTGGGTAAAAAACCATTCCCGGAGGGCGATCAGATGGCCGCACTTGCGCGAAATGATGAACTGGCCCGCACACTGGGTCTGACCGGGACACCGGGTCTTATCGTGATGCCGGTCAGACAGGCCACGCCGAAAAACATTACGGTGTTTCCCGGCACAGCCACAGTGGAACAGCTGAAAGCCGCCATCGATAAAGCCCGCCAGTAA
- a CDS encoding phospholipase D family protein produces MLPSFYYSRPLLVTGLLLVTLQLQAAPTVNTGFSPEGSAQQLVLRTLHGAGESIRLMGYTFTSPDVVRELISARARGVDVKVVLDAEGNRGRASLAAMNTLVNAGIALRTVTAWRIMHDKVIIVDGRTVSTGSFNFTQAAARANSENVLVVQDMPALAQNYLTHWQSRWDVGQDWTSSY; encoded by the coding sequence ATGCTCCCTTCCTTTTATTACTCACGCCCTCTTCTGGTGACCGGACTGCTGCTCGTCACATTGCAACTGCAGGCGGCTCCGACCGTCAATACCGGTTTTTCACCGGAAGGCAGCGCACAGCAGCTTGTACTACGGACTTTACACGGTGCCGGGGAGAGTATCCGGCTGATGGGGTACACGTTCACGTCGCCAGATGTGGTCAGGGAACTGATCAGCGCCAGAGCGCGGGGGGTGGACGTAAAAGTGGTGCTCGATGCGGAAGGTAATCGCGGCAGGGCCAGCCTCGCGGCGATGAATACGCTGGTGAATGCGGGTATTGCACTGCGTACCGTCACCGCCTGGCGCATCATGCACGACAAAGTGATCATCGTGGATGGCAGAACGGTCAGTACCGGCTCTTTTAACTTTACGCAGGCCGCTGCCCGCGCCAATTCTGAAAACGTACTCGTGGTTCAGGACATGCCGGCGCTGGCTCAGAACTACCTGACACACTGGCAGTCACGCTGGGATGTCGGTCAGGACTGGACGTCGTCATACTGA